From Leptodactylus fuscus isolate aLepFus1 chromosome 11, aLepFus1.hap2, whole genome shotgun sequence, one genomic window encodes:
- the LOC142185252 gene encoding cytochrome P450 2C23-like, with the protein MTGPLNVPVVLVGVITFILVVFYWKYMWERRKMPPGPFPLPIIGNFLQTQIGGIVPSLIKMSERYGPIYTVYFGARPVVVLTGYKIVKEALVEMGDVFANRGRLPLIERIFSHSGLTLLNGETWSQLRQFSLLTLKDFGMGKKSLEEPLQTEAQHLVDHIRNFNGQPFDPSTTVICASSNIISTLVMGTRFDYSDKQWMSVLADSRHAFHIVSSTWGQLYDLFPGIIHYLPGPHRKVFQLLKPLKNVVKESVRNHQETLDPTCPRDYIDCFLIRMNQEGKNLGSAFHLTNLIETAFDMFLGGSETTAVTIHFGLLILIKHPEIQDKIHKEIDQVIGRDREPKADDRNHMPCTNALLHEIQRYTETFPMGINRATTRDVTFHGYHIPKGTSILPLLTSVLKDPSQFETPEKFNINHFLDENGKFKKNNGFMPFSAGKRACIAESLVRLQLFIFFTVILQKFTLKSVVDPKDLDISPAESGIENLPPTHKIIFIART; encoded by the exons ATGACTGGCCCGCTGAACGTCCCCGTGGTCTTGGTTGGAGTCATCACCTTCATTTTAGTCGTCTTTTACTGGAAATATATGTGGGAGAGACGAAAGATGCCCCCGGGCCCGTTCCCTCTGCCAATTATCGGGAACTTTCTACAGACTCAGATAGGAGGAATAGTGCCAAGTCTAATAAAG ATGTCGGAGAGATACGGCCCCATTTACACCGTGTACTTTGGCGCAAGACCTGTCGTGGTCCTGACTGGATACAAGATTGTAAAAGAAGCGTTGGTCGAAATGGGAGACGTCTTTGCCAATCGCGGTCGTCTTCCACTGATTGAAAGAATCTTCAGTCATTCAG GTCTAACGTTGTTGAATGGAGAAACTTGGTCCCAGCTGAGACAATTTTCTCTCCTGACCTTAAAGGATTTTGGAATGGGTAAGAAGAGTTTAGAAGAACCTCTGCAGACTGAGGCTCAGCACCTTGTGGATCACATCAGGAACTTCAATG GCCAGCCCTTTGACCCCAGCACCACGGTCATCTGCGCCTCCTCTAATATCATCTCCACCTTAGTGATGGGCACTCGCTTTGACTACAGTGATAAGCAGTGGATGAGCGTTCTCGCAGACTCTCGTCACGCTTTTCACATCGTGTCCTCCACTTGGGGTCAG CTGTATGATCTCTTCCCTGGGATCATTCATTACTTACCAGGACCTCACAGGAAAGTATTTCAACTTCTTAAACCTCTTAAAAATGTTGTGAAGGAAAGTGTCAGAAACCACCAAGAGACACTGGATCCAACCTGTCCTCGAGATTACATCGATTGTTTCCTCATCCGAATGAACCAG GAGGGAAAGAATCTCGGCTCTGCTTTCCATCTGACCAACCTGATAGAGACAGCTTTTGATATGTTCCTCGGAGGCTCCGAGACCACTGCAGTTACCATACACTTTGGGCTATTGATCCTTATAAAGCATCCAGAAATACAAG ACAAAATTCACAAGGAGATTGACCAAGTGATTGGACGAGACAGAGAACCTAAGGCAGATGACCGGAACCATATGCCCTGTACAAACGCCTTACTACATGAGATACAGAGATATACCGAAACCTTCCCAATGGGTATTAATCGAGCCACCACGAGAGATGTCACCTTCCATGGTTACCACATCCCTAAG GGTACGAGCATTCTTCCTCTGTTGACATCAGTACTGAAGGATCCCTCACAATTTGAAACACCTGAAAAATTCAATATCAACCATTTTTTAGATGAGAATGGAAAATTCAAGAAAAATAATGGATTCATGCCATTCTCTGCAG GGAAGAGGGCTTGTATTGCCGAAAGCTTGGTCCGCCTGCAACTCTTTATTTTCTTCACGGTTATCCTACAaaaattcactctgaaatctgtaGTTGACCCCAAGGATCTTGATATTTCACCTGCGGAAAGTGGCATAGAAAATCTTCCTCCAACCCATAAAATTATTTTCATTGCTCGCACATAG